A window from Pseudomonas kribbensis encodes these proteins:
- the tssH gene encoding type VI secretion system ATPase TssH, which produces MINVDLQQLIQALDAETRRDLERSAERCVARGGSKILVEDLMLGLLERPNGLLSRALQDADVDAGELSAALQSRVEHSASRNPVFAPELVQWLQDALLVANLELGQTSVEDAALILALLRNPMRYAGSRYQPLLAKLNIDRLKEFALSQQPQAAANGKPAAQGESLLERFTHNLTQQARDGKLDPVLCRDGAIRQMVDILARRRKNNPIVVGEAGVGKTAIVEGLASRIAAGEVPQVLKGVELLSLDMGLLQAGASVKGEFERRLKGVIDEVKASPKPIILFIDEAHTLIGAGGNAGGSDAANLLKPALARGELRTIAATTWAEYKKYFEKDPALARRFQPVQLHEPTVSEAVTILRGLAQVYEKSHGIYLRDDAVVSAAELSARYLAGRQLPDKAVDVLDTACARVRISLAAAPESLERLRGELAEGGRQRQALRRDAEAGLLIDHEALEALEARLDEAETEMVALETLWTEQKQLAERLLELRQQLAKAREAAAVEPVVNVEEDAEGTVIETVAAEVEEGQSVEALEAQLNETHSALTAAQVKERLVSFEVCPRLVAEVISAWTGVPLAQLAREHNAKVASFATDLRTRIRGQEQAVHALDRSMRATAAGLNKPDAPVGVFLLVGPSGVGKTETALALADLLYGGDRFITTINMSEFQEKHTVSRLIGAPPGYVGYGEGGMLTEAVRQKPYSVVLLDEVEKADPDVLNLFYQIFDKGVANDGEGREIDFRNTLILMTSNLGSDKISDLCEDGARPTAEVLEETIRPVLSKHFKPALLARMKVVPYYPVGGPVLRELIEIKLGRLGERLNRRQLDFSWCQNLVDHLSERCTQSESGARLIDHLLDQHVLPLVADRLLDAMATGESLKRVHATLDGEASVTCEFA; this is translated from the coding sequence ATGATCAACGTAGACCTGCAACAACTCATCCAGGCGCTGGACGCCGAAACCCGTCGCGATCTGGAGCGTTCGGCCGAGCGCTGCGTCGCCCGTGGCGGCAGCAAGATTCTGGTCGAAGACCTGATGCTCGGTCTGCTGGAGCGCCCGAACGGTCTGCTCTCCCGTGCGTTGCAGGATGCCGACGTTGATGCCGGCGAACTGAGCGCCGCGCTGCAATCGCGGGTCGAGCACAGCGCTTCGCGCAACCCGGTGTTCGCCCCGGAGCTGGTGCAATGGCTGCAGGACGCGCTGCTGGTGGCCAACCTTGAACTGGGCCAGACCTCGGTGGAAGACGCGGCGCTGATCCTCGCGCTGCTGCGCAACCCGATGCGCTACGCCGGCAGCCGCTACCAGCCGTTGCTCGCCAAGTTGAACATTGATCGCCTGAAAGAATTTGCCCTGTCGCAACAGCCTCAGGCAGCGGCCAACGGCAAACCGGCCGCTCAGGGCGAATCGCTGCTGGAGCGCTTCACCCACAACCTGACCCAACAGGCCCGCGACGGCAAACTCGACCCGGTGCTGTGCCGCGATGGCGCGATCCGCCAGATGGTCGACATCCTCGCCCGTCGCCGCAAGAACAACCCGATCGTGGTCGGTGAGGCCGGTGTCGGTAAAACCGCCATCGTCGAAGGCCTCGCCTCGCGCATCGCTGCCGGTGAAGTGCCGCAGGTCTTGAAAGGCGTTGAACTGTTGTCGCTGGACATGGGCCTGTTGCAGGCCGGCGCCAGCGTCAAAGGTGAATTCGAACGTCGTCTGAAAGGCGTGATCGACGAGGTCAAAGCCTCACCGAAACCGATCATCCTGTTCATCGATGAAGCCCACACCCTGATCGGCGCGGGCGGCAATGCCGGCGGTTCCGACGCGGCCAACCTGCTGAAACCGGCGCTGGCCCGTGGCGAACTGCGCACCATCGCCGCCACCACCTGGGCCGAGTACAAGAAATACTTCGAGAAAGACCCGGCGCTGGCCCGTCGTTTCCAGCCGGTTCAGTTGCACGAACCGACCGTGAGCGAAGCGGTGACCATCCTCCGTGGCCTGGCTCAGGTCTACGAGAAGAGCCACGGCATCTACCTGCGCGATGACGCGGTGGTTTCGGCAGCGGAACTGTCCGCCCGTTACCTGGCCGGTCGCCAACTGCCGGACAAGGCCGTCGATGTGCTCGACACCGCCTGCGCCCGCGTACGCATCAGCCTCGCCGCCGCCCCGGAAAGCCTGGAACGCCTGCGTGGCGAACTGGCTGAAGGTGGCCGTCAGCGTCAGGCCCTCCGTCGCGATGCCGAAGCCGGTCTGCTGATCGACCACGAAGCGCTGGAGGCACTGGAAGCGCGTCTGGACGAAGCCGAAACCGAAATGGTCGCACTGGAAACCCTGTGGACCGAGCAGAAACAACTGGCCGAGCGTCTGTTGGAACTGCGTCAGCAACTGGCCAAGGCCCGTGAAGCGGCGGCGGTCGAGCCGGTGGTCAACGTTGAGGAAGACGCCGAAGGCACGGTGATCGAAACCGTTGCTGCTGAAGTTGAAGAAGGCCAAAGCGTCGAAGCGCTGGAAGCCCAGCTCAACGAAACCCACAGCGCCCTGACCGCCGCTCAGGTCAAGGAGCGTCTGGTCAGCTTCGAAGTCTGCCCGCGTCTGGTGGCCGAAGTGATCAGCGCCTGGACCGGTGTGCCGCTGGCGCAACTGGCCCGCGAACACAACGCCAAGGTCGCAAGCTTCGCCACTGACCTGCGCACCCGCATCCGTGGTCAGGAACAAGCCGTGCACGCGCTGGATCGCTCGATGCGTGCCACCGCTGCCGGCCTGAACAAGCCTGACGCACCGGTCGGCGTGTTCCTGCTGGTGGGCCCGAGCGGCGTCGGCAAGACCGAAACCGCTCTGGCACTTGCCGACCTGCTGTACGGCGGCGACCGTTTCATCACCACCATCAACATGTCCGAGTTCCAGGAGAAGCACACCGTTTCCCGCCTGATCGGTGCACCGCCAGGCTACGTCGGTTACGGCGAGGGCGGCATGCTCACCGAAGCGGTGCGCCAGAAGCCGTACTCGGTGGTGCTGCTCGATGAAGTCGAGAAGGCCGACCCGGACGTGCTCAACCTGTTCTACCAAATCTTCGACAAAGGCGTGGCCAACGACGGCGAAGGGCGCGAGATCGACTTCCGCAACACGCTGATCCTGATGACCTCGAACCTGGGCAGCGACAAGATCAGCGACCTCTGCGAAGACGGCGCGCGGCCAACCGCCGAAGTGCTGGAAGAAACCATTCGCCCGGTGCTCAGCAAACACTTCAAACCGGCGCTGCTGGCGCGGATGAAAGTGGTGCCTTACTACCCGGTCGGTGGCCCGGTGCTGCGCGAGCTGATCGAGATCAAACTCGGTCGTCTGGGCGAGCGCCTGAACCGTCGTCAGCTGGATTTCAGCTGGTGCCAGAACCTCGTCGATCACCTGTCCGAGCGCTGCACCCAGAGCGAAAGCGGTGCGCGCCTGATCGACCATTTGCTCGACCAGCACGTGCTGCCGCTGGTGGCCGACCGCTTGCTCGACGCCATGGCCACCGGTGAAAGCCTCAAGCGTGTGCATGCGACGCTCGATGGTGAAGCCAGCGTGACCTGCGAGTTCGCCTGA
- the tssG gene encoding type VI secretion system baseplate subunit TssG — MDTTYGPAAPALSGLTKVIREYSLFQAVLLVIDRLREAHPYLSEEDLYDQVEFQANPSLGFPRSDVDRVEFFEEHGQMRARLRFNLIGLVGSGSPLPAFYGEQALGDSEDGNPTRNFLDLFHHRLQRLMLPIWRKYRYRASFQSGAVDPFSSQLFALIGLGGDEIRRAKELNWKRLLPYLGLLSLRAHSAALIEAVLRYYFKHEDLVIEQCIERRVEILEEQRNRLGFANSVLGEDLVLGEHVRDRSGKFRIHITELDWERFHEFLPIGFGYQPLCALVRFTLRDPLDYDIRLVLRPEEIRELRIGEKNDCRLGWTSWLGCEKADGVVTLGSKIH, encoded by the coding sequence ATGGACACCACGTATGGGCCTGCAGCCCCTGCTTTAAGCGGGCTGACGAAGGTAATACGCGAGTACTCGCTGTTTCAGGCCGTGCTGCTGGTGATCGACCGGCTGCGCGAGGCGCACCCGTACCTGAGCGAAGAGGATCTGTACGACCAGGTGGAGTTCCAGGCCAACCCAAGCCTTGGATTTCCGCGCAGCGATGTCGATCGCGTGGAGTTTTTCGAAGAGCACGGGCAGATGCGCGCGCGCCTGCGCTTCAACCTGATCGGCCTGGTCGGTTCCGGTTCGCCGCTGCCGGCGTTCTACGGCGAACAGGCCCTGGGCGACAGCGAAGACGGCAACCCGACGCGCAATTTCCTCGATCTGTTCCACCATCGCCTGCAACGGCTGATGCTGCCGATCTGGCGCAAGTACCGCTATCGCGCGAGCTTCCAGAGCGGCGCGGTCGACCCGTTTTCGTCGCAGCTGTTTGCGCTGATCGGCCTCGGTGGCGACGAGATTCGTCGGGCCAAGGAGCTGAACTGGAAACGCCTGCTGCCGTACCTCGGCCTGCTCAGCCTGCGGGCGCACTCGGCGGCGCTGATCGAAGCGGTGCTGCGTTACTACTTCAAGCACGAAGACCTGGTCATCGAGCAGTGCATCGAGCGCCGTGTGGAAATCCTCGAAGAACAGCGCAACCGCCTCGGCTTCGCCAACAGCGTGCTGGGTGAAGACCTGGTGCTGGGCGAACACGTGCGCGATCGCAGCGGCAAGTTCCGCATTCACATCACCGAACTCGACTGGGAGCGATTCCACGAATTCCTGCCCATCGGTTTCGGTTACCAGCCGCTCTGCGCGCTGGTGCGGTTCACCTTGCGTGACCCGCTCGATTACGACATTCGCCTGGTGCTGCGCCCGGAAGAAATCCGCGAACTGCGCATTGGCGAGAAGAACGACTGTCGCCTGGGTTGGACCAGTTGGCTGGGCTGCGAAAAAGCAGACGGCGTGGTCACCCTGGGCAGCAAAATTCATTAA
- the tssF gene encoding type VI secretion system baseplate subunit TssF, which produces MSFNHYYQSELTALRQLGRRFAERSPALAPFLGQAGRDPDVERLLEGFAFLTGRLRQKLDDELPELSHSLMQLLWPNYMRPLPAFSILQFDPLKRSGPALKVERDTPIESVPIEDVRCRFRTCYPTEVMALDLAALNYSVKGDGSLLSLRLEMSADGHLGELELSKLRLHFAGERYISQMLYLSLLRNLDGIELIPLDGAGKPIDGVSGKPMAFKIPGDRVKPVGFAEEEALIPYPLNTFRGYRYLQEYFAFQDKFLFVDVHGLDILKALPEDTLKQMRGLELRFDIRKSGIMRMRPTTDNVKLFCTPIVNLFKHDALPIRLDGKQDEYLLLPAEFDLENCGVFSVETVTGWKPGGLGYQEYVPFESFEHDPSFDVPNSRPHYSIRQRSSLLHDGLDTYLSFGIRHTEAHETLSIELVCTNQNLPRKLKLGQICMACEETPEFLSFRNITPATSSFAPPLNRDFLWKLISNMSLNYLSLADVNALKVILETYDLPRYYDQHAEKVSKRLLGGLKLIKHHHVDRLHRGLPVRGLRTELTIDPEGYIGEGDLFVFASVLNEFFALYASLNSFHELRVKSTQGEVYQWTPRMGLQPLL; this is translated from the coding sequence GTGTCCTTTAACCACTACTACCAAAGCGAACTCACCGCACTGCGCCAACTGGGCCGCCGTTTCGCCGAGCGTAGTCCGGCGTTGGCGCCGTTCCTGGGGCAGGCCGGGCGGGATCCGGATGTGGAGCGGTTGCTGGAAGGCTTTGCGTTTCTGACCGGGCGGCTGCGCCAGAAGCTCGATGACGAGTTGCCGGAGCTCAGCCATTCCCTGATGCAACTGCTGTGGCCGAACTACATGCGCCCGCTGCCGGCGTTCAGCATTCTGCAGTTCGATCCGCTCAAGCGCTCGGGGCCTGCGCTGAAGGTCGAGCGCGATACGCCGATTGAAAGCGTACCCATCGAAGACGTGCGTTGCCGCTTCCGCACCTGCTACCCGACCGAAGTCATGGCGCTGGATCTGGCCGCGCTGAACTACTCGGTGAAGGGTGACGGTTCGTTGCTCAGCCTGCGCCTGGAGATGAGTGCCGACGGTCACCTCGGCGAGCTGGAGCTGAGCAAGCTGCGCCTGCACTTTGCCGGCGAGCGCTACATCAGTCAGATGCTTTACCTGAGCCTGCTGCGCAACCTCGACGGCATCGAACTGATCCCCCTCGACGGCGCCGGCAAGCCTATCGATGGCGTGAGCGGCAAGCCGATGGCGTTCAAGATTCCGGGTGACCGGGTCAAACCGGTGGGTTTTGCCGAAGAAGAAGCGTTGATCCCGTATCCGCTGAACACCTTCCGGGGCTATCGCTACCTGCAGGAATACTTCGCCTTCCAGGACAAGTTCCTGTTCGTCGATGTCCACGGCCTGGACATCCTCAAGGCGCTGCCGGAAGACACCCTCAAGCAGATGCGCGGCCTGGAGTTGCGCTTCGACATCCGCAAGAGCGGCATCATGCGCATGCGTCCGACGACGGATAACGTGAAGCTGTTCTGCACGCCGATCGTCAACCTGTTCAAGCACGACGCACTGCCGATCCGCCTCGACGGCAAGCAGGACGAATATCTGCTGCTGCCGGCGGAATTCGATCTGGAAAACTGCGGCGTGTTTTCGGTGGAAACCGTGACCGGCTGGAAGCCAGGCGGCCTCGGTTATCAGGAGTACGTGCCGTTCGAATCCTTCGAGCACGACCCGAGTTTCGACGTGCCCAACAGCCGTCCGCATTACAGCATCCGCCAGCGCTCGTCGTTGTTGCACGACGGCCTCGACACCTACCTGAGCTTCGGCATCCGCCATACCGAAGCCCACGAAACCCTGTCGATCGAACTGGTCTGCACCAACCAGAACCTGCCGCGCAAGCTCAAGCTCGGGCAGATCTGCATGGCCTGCGAAGAGACCCCGGAGTTCCTGAGTTTCCGCAACATCACCCCGGCCACTTCCAGTTTCGCGCCGCCGCTGAATCGTGACTTCCTGTGGAAGCTGATCAGCAACATGTCGCTCAACTATCTGTCGCTGGCCGACGTCAATGCGTTGAAGGTGATTCTCGAAACCTACGACCTGCCGCGCTACTACGACCAGCACGCGGAGAAGGTCAGCAAGCGCCTGCTCGGCGGTCTGAAACTGATCAAGCATCACCACGTCGACCGGTTGCACCGTGGCTTACCGGTGCGCGGTCTGCGCACCGAACTGACCATCGACCCGGAAGGGTATATCGGTGAGGGCGACCTGTTCGTCTTCGCCTCGGTTCTCAACGAGTTTTTCGCGCTTTACGCCAGTCTCAATTCATTCCACGAGCTGCGGGTAAAAAGCACACAGGGAGAGGTGTACCAATGGACACCACGTATGGGCCTGCAGCCCCTGCTTTAA
- a CDS encoding DUF6402 family protein: MPAPVNAPLTPAENKEGQKVQAKVFQLSSIPKVMDKLGWTVAARVMRKWFAGAPYELSKSVKQGDVSASTLTAEKLITDIPFEWLFSGSDRVKPKVDEYIAELSATSEFNGSVGRVKGSFDELSKGLIVLMTRLQRLGLLDVKAKKLKSAYLDFSDKTAMELEDISQFNLIRFGASDWEKATDALDDVYGALGTFVVKVAATRFRTIQNDHGFPAIEIEQVGLYVRDTYDFLNAGDDQLLGYWSPEGVIRPGPIDYFTEPAVIEKGGVDYYKVTNGNFNKYRQLHGKGGDMMIYTTVKFYDVSFMIHLGPIDFEEYQSRSRSK; the protein is encoded by the coding sequence ATGCCCGCCCCGGTTAACGCCCCTCTGACTCCAGCTGAAAATAAAGAGGGTCAAAAAGTTCAAGCGAAAGTATTTCAGCTATCTTCAATTCCAAAAGTCATGGATAAGCTGGGCTGGACAGTAGCAGCTCGCGTCATGCGAAAGTGGTTCGCGGGTGCGCCTTATGAGTTGTCGAAATCTGTAAAGCAGGGTGATGTTTCTGCGAGTACGTTGACTGCGGAAAAGCTTATAACGGACATACCTTTTGAATGGTTGTTTAGCGGGTCTGATCGTGTAAAGCCGAAAGTTGATGAGTATATCGCTGAACTCTCGGCGACCTCAGAGTTTAACGGGAGTGTTGGTAGGGTAAAGGGTTCGTTTGATGAGCTTTCGAAGGGGCTGATTGTATTGATGACCCGTCTCCAGCGACTCGGTTTGCTGGATGTAAAAGCCAAGAAGTTGAAAAGCGCATATTTGGATTTCAGTGATAAGACTGCCATGGAGTTGGAGGATATATCACAGTTCAATTTGATTAGGTTTGGTGCCTCAGATTGGGAAAAGGCTACAGATGCGTTAGACGATGTATACGGTGCTTTAGGGACTTTTGTTGTAAAAGTTGCAGCAACCAGATTTCGCACAATCCAAAACGATCATGGATTTCCAGCGATTGAGATTGAACAGGTTGGTCTTTACGTTCGAGACACCTACGATTTTCTCAATGCAGGAGACGATCAGCTGTTAGGTTACTGGTCACCTGAAGGGGTTATCCGACCAGGTCCCATAGACTACTTTACTGAGCCGGCAGTAATTGAAAAGGGTGGAGTCGATTATTATAAAGTGACAAACGGGAACTTTAATAAATATCGGCAGCTGCACGGTAAAGGTGGAGATATGATGATTTATACGACAGTTAAATTTTATGATGTGTCGTTTATGATTCATCTCGGGCCTATCGATTTCGAAGAGTACCAAAGCCGCTCTAGGTCTAAATGA
- a CDS encoding PAAR domain-containing protein, with the protein MSGKPAARVSDPTACPLPGHGTNPIAAGSGDVFFDGLAAARQGDASACGGALVGDLATTVLINGKPAATVGSVGSHGNKVTAGSGTVIIGNSHSPAPFVPPLPVEIQWPFTEHFVVTDPETGEPIANRGYTIRTDSGKEITGVTDSAGKTSVIGSSISEGITLLLEPQDSIAIC; encoded by the coding sequence ATGTCTGGCAAACCCGCAGCACGCGTATCCGACCCCACCGCTTGCCCGCTCCCCGGCCACGGCACCAACCCGATTGCCGCCGGTTCCGGCGACGTGTTCTTTGACGGCCTCGCGGCCGCCCGCCAGGGCGATGCTTCGGCGTGTGGTGGTGCGTTGGTCGGCGATCTGGCGACGACGGTTCTGATCAATGGCAAGCCGGCTGCCACCGTTGGTTCGGTTGGTTCTCACGGCAATAAAGTCACGGCTGGATCCGGGACGGTGATTATCGGCAATTCGCATTCGCCGGCACCGTTTGTGCCGCCGTTGCCGGTAGAGATTCAGTGGCCCTTTACCGAACATTTCGTTGTGACTGACCCCGAAACGGGTGAGCCGATCGCGAATCGCGGATACACCATCCGAACTGACTCAGGAAAGGAAATAACAGGTGTTACGGATAGCGCAGGCAAAACGTCGGTGATTGGTTCCTCAATTTCTGAAGGAATTACTTTGCTATTAGAGCCTCAAGACTCAATCGCCATTTGCTGA
- the tssE gene encoding type VI secretion system baseplate subunit TssE produces the protein MDGYGSLFERLNGDAELRKGKSLEASAMASVAAHLAKMLSTRAGSVQTLSDYGLPDLNDMRLSLHDSLSQARLAIESFIEAYEPRLSNVRVISLPRDHDQLRLAFSIEGLLEVEGFKRQVSFAARLDGSGQVKVT, from the coding sequence ATGGACGGATACGGCAGCCTTTTCGAACGCCTCAACGGCGATGCGGAACTACGCAAGGGCAAGAGCCTCGAGGCTTCTGCCATGGCGTCGGTGGCTGCCCATCTGGCCAAAATGCTCAGCACCCGGGCCGGCAGCGTGCAAACGCTGTCCGACTACGGGTTGCCCGATCTCAATGACATGCGCCTGAGCCTGCACGACTCCCTGAGTCAGGCCCGCCTGGCCATCGAAAGCTTCATCGAAGCCTACGAGCCGCGCCTGAGCAACGTGCGTGTCATTTCCCTGCCGCGAGACCACGACCAGCTCCGCCTGGCCTTCAGCATCGAAGGCCTGCTGGAAGTCGAGGGCTTCAAGCGCCAGGTCAGTTTCGCCGCGCGCCTGGATGGCAGCGGTCAAGTGAAGGTCACCTAA
- the tssC gene encoding type VI secretion system contractile sheath large subunit, with protein MSTSAAQQNAAENGEYSILDSIIAETRLTPDDEAYDIAKRGVSAFIEELLKPQNNGEPVKKAMVDRMIAEIDAKLSRQMDEILHHPDFQALESSWRGLQLLVDRTNFRENIKIEILNVSKDDLLDDFEDSPEVMQSGLYKHIYTAEYGQFGGQPVGAIIANYYLSPSSPDVKLMQYVASVSCMSHAPFIAAAGPKFFGLESFTGLPDLKDLKDHFEGPQFTKWQSFRTSEDSRYVGLTVPRFLLRNPYDPEENPVKSFVYKENVANSHEHYLWGNTAYAFGTKLTDSFAKFRWCPNIIGPQSGGAVEDLPLHHFESMGEIETKIPTEVLVSDRREYELAEEGFISLTMRKGSDNAAFFSASSVQKPKFFGISAEGKAAELNYKLGTQLPYMMIVNRLAHYLKVLQREQLGSWKERTDLELELNKWIRQYVADQENPSAEVRGRRPLRAAQVIVSDVEGEPGWYRVSLNVRPHFKYMGADFTLSLVGKLDKE; from the coding sequence ATGAGCACTAGCGCAGCACAACAGAACGCCGCCGAAAACGGCGAATACAGCATTCTCGACAGCATCATCGCCGAAACCCGCCTGACGCCGGACGACGAAGCCTACGACATCGCCAAGCGCGGTGTGTCGGCGTTCATCGAAGAGCTGCTCAAGCCGCAGAACAACGGTGAGCCGGTCAAGAAAGCCATGGTTGACCGCATGATCGCCGAGATCGATGCCAAGCTCAGCCGTCAGATGGACGAAATCCTGCACCACCCGGACTTCCAGGCGCTGGAATCGTCGTGGCGTGGCCTGCAGCTGCTGGTCGACCGCACCAACTTCCGCGAAAACATCAAGATCGAAATCCTCAACGTCTCCAAGGACGACCTGCTGGACGACTTCGAAGATTCGCCGGAAGTGATGCAGTCGGGCCTGTACAAGCACATCTACACCGCTGAATACGGCCAGTTCGGTGGTCAGCCGGTTGGCGCGATCATCGCCAACTACTACCTGTCCCCAAGCTCGCCGGACGTGAAACTGATGCAGTACGTGGCCAGCGTATCCTGCATGTCCCACGCACCGTTCATCGCCGCTGCCGGCCCGAAATTCTTCGGTCTGGAAAGCTTCACCGGCCTGCCGGACCTGAAGGATCTGAAAGATCACTTCGAAGGCCCGCAATTCACCAAATGGCAGAGCTTCCGTACCTCGGAAGACTCCCGCTACGTTGGCCTGACCGTTCCGCGTTTCCTGCTGCGTAACCCGTACGATCCGGAAGAGAACCCGGTCAAATCGTTCGTGTACAAGGAAAACGTTGCCAACAGCCACGAGCACTACCTGTGGGGCAACACCGCTTACGCGTTCGGCACCAAGCTGACCGACAGCTTCGCCAAGTTCCGCTGGTGCCCGAACATCATCGGCCCGCAGAGCGGCGGCGCCGTTGAAGACCTGCCTCTGCACCACTTCGAAAGCATGGGCGAAATCGAAACCAAGATTCCTACGGAAGTTCTGGTTTCCGACCGTCGTGAATACGAACTGGCCGAGGAAGGCTTCATCTCCCTGACCATGCGTAAAGGCTCCGACAACGCGGCGTTCTTCTCCGCCAGCTCGGTGCAAAAGCCGAAGTTCTTCGGCATCAGCGCAGAAGGCAAGGCAGCAGAGCTGAACTACAAGCTCGGCACCCAACTGCCGTACATGATGATCGTCAACCGCCTGGCTCACTACCTGAAAGTGCTGCAGCGCGAGCAACTCGGTTCGTGGAAAGAGCGTACCGACCTCGAGCTGGAACTGAACAAGTGGATCCGCCAGTACGTGGCCGACCAGGAAAACCCGAGCGCCGAAGTACGTGGCCGTCGTCCGCTGCGCGCTGCGCAAGTGATCGTCAGCGACGTTGAAGGCGAGCCGGGCTGGTACCGCGTCAGCCTGAACGTGCGCCCGCACTTCAAGTACATGGGTGCCGATTTCACCCTGTCGCTGGTTGGCAAGCTGGACAAAGAGTAA
- the tssB gene encoding type VI secretion system contractile sheath small subunit: MAKEGSVAPKERINVTFKPATGGAQEEIELPLKLLAIGDYTHRKDDRKIEDRKPISIDKMTFDEVLAKQELGLTLSVPNRLQEDGEADELAVQLRVNSMKDFNPASLVEQVPELKKLMELRDALVALKGPLGNAPAFRKAIEGVLADDESRGRVLGELGLNAAAPDA; the protein is encoded by the coding sequence ATGGCCAAAGAAGGCTCGGTAGCCCCCAAGGAACGCATCAACGTCACCTTCAAACCCGCCACCGGCGGTGCTCAGGAAGAGATTGAACTGCCGCTGAAGCTGCTGGCAATCGGTGACTACACCCACCGCAAGGACGATCGCAAGATCGAGGATCGCAAGCCGATCAGCATCGACAAGATGACCTTCGACGAAGTCCTGGCCAAGCAAGAGCTGGGTCTGACGCTGAGCGTGCCGAACCGTCTGCAGGAAGATGGCGAGGCCGACGAGCTGGCCGTGCAACTGCGCGTCAACTCCATGAAGGACTTCAACCCGGCCAGCCTGGTCGAGCAAGTGCCTGAGCTGAAAAAACTGATGGAACTGCGCGATGCGCTGGTGGCCCTCAAGGGCCCGCTGGGTAACGCACCTGCGTTCCGTAAAGCCATCGAAGGCGTGCTCGCCGACGACGAATCCCGCGGTCGCGTACTCGGTGAGCTGGGCCTGAACGCCGCAGCCCCGGACGCCTGA